A stretch of the Psychroserpens sp. Hel_I_66 genome encodes the following:
- a CDS encoding alpha/beta hydrolase, giving the protein MRYRILLLIICFSVIASAQNITTHVYSVKNRDSLKLDVYTPQKIADSIKLPVVVWMHGGGFSGGSREGADEKKLMKFVSDNGFIGVSISYRLLRKGARTGFGCKCSKEEKLFTFAKAAEDFLDATNFLITYSDSLHIDTKKIIAGGSSAGAEAVLSAVYMKDYFIEDTTLYDSIHYAGVMSFAGAMVDENYITKENAVPTVMFHGTNDNTVPYSKDVHHKCKPEDKGYLILNGSGVIFTRLETLNISYYLFRVEGGQHEVSSINFKEINNILSFLKSTILDSKVIQTKRLEFKK; this is encoded by the coding sequence ATGAGATATAGAATACTACTACTCATAATATGTTTCTCTGTTATTGCTTCAGCACAAAACATAACAACTCATGTTTACTCAGTAAAAAATCGAGATTCCTTAAAATTAGATGTTTACACGCCACAAAAAATTGCAGATAGTATAAAACTGCCAGTTGTAGTTTGGATGCATGGTGGTGGATTCTCTGGAGGAAGCCGAGAAGGAGCAGATGAGAAAAAGCTTATGAAATTTGTGTCAGATAATGGTTTTATTGGTGTTTCAATATCCTATAGATTACTACGGAAAGGTGCTCGAACAGGTTTTGGTTGCAAATGTTCAAAAGAAGAAAAATTATTCACTTTTGCCAAAGCTGCTGAAGATTTTTTGGATGCAACAAATTTCCTTATAACCTACAGCGATTCATTACATATCGATACAAAAAAAATTATTGCAGGAGGAAGCAGTGCGGGAGCAGAAGCTGTTTTGAGCGCAGTTTATATGAAAGATTATTTTATTGAAGATACAACACTTTACGATTCTATTCATTATGCTGGCGTCATGTCTTTTGCTGGTGCAATGGTCGATGAAAATTACATTACTAAAGAAAACGCAGTACCAACCGTAATGTTTCATGGCACAAATGATAATACTGTACCATACTCTAAGGATGTTCACCATAAATGCAAGCCAGAAGATAAAGGATATCTCATTCTTAATGGATCTGGTGTGATATTTACAAGGTTAGAAACGCTTAATATATCCTATTATTTGTTTAGGGTAGAAGGCGGTCAACATGAAGTTTCGTCAATAAACTTTAAGGAAATTAATAATATATTGAGTTTTCTAAAGAGCACTATTTTAGATTCTAAGGTAATTCAAACCAAACGTTTAGAGTTTAAAAAATAA
- the mnmE gene encoding tRNA uridine-5-carboxymethylaminomethyl(34) synthesis GTPase MnmE — protein MIYQDTIIALATASGSGAIAVIRLSGSEAISIVDDHFKSVVSNKSLLKQSTHTVHLGHIVDEKRVIDEVLVSVFKNPNSYTGENVVEISCHGSLYIQQEIIQLFLRKGCRMANAGEFTLRAFLNGKLDLSQAEAVADLIASDNEASHQVAMQQMRGGFSSEIAKLREELLNFASLIELELDFAEEDVEFADRSQFKDLIDRITFVLKRLIDSFAVGNVIKNGIPVAIVGEPNVGKSTLLNALLNEERAIVSEIAGTTRDTIEDEISIGGIGFRFIDTAGIRETKDIVESIGIKKTFEKIEQAQVVIYLFDATQFESQSSRFKVELEKIKNKYPQKPLIVLSNKIDKVDDVQISEMQKEISNIQLLSAKTGFGVEQLTNSLLELINTGALRNNETIVTNSRHYDALLKAFEEVQKVKTGLETGLSGDLLAIDIRQALFHFGEITGEITNDDLLGNIFANFCIGK, from the coding sequence ATGATATATCAAGATACAATTATTGCTCTTGCTACTGCTTCTGGAAGCGGAGCTATCGCTGTGATTAGACTTTCAGGAAGTGAGGCAATTTCAATTGTTGATGACCATTTTAAATCTGTAGTAAGCAATAAATCGTTATTAAAACAATCTACACATACAGTTCATCTTGGGCATATTGTAGATGAAAAACGAGTTATTGACGAAGTTTTGGTGTCCGTATTTAAAAATCCAAATTCGTACACGGGCGAAAATGTTGTAGAAATTTCATGCCATGGTAGTTTATATATTCAGCAGGAAATCATACAATTATTTCTTCGGAAAGGTTGCCGAATGGCCAATGCGGGAGAATTTACATTAAGGGCATTTCTAAACGGAAAATTAGATTTGTCACAAGCAGAAGCTGTTGCAGATTTGATTGCCAGCGATAATGAAGCCTCACATCAAGTTGCGATGCAGCAAATGCGTGGCGGATTTTCTTCTGAAATCGCTAAATTAAGAGAAGAGCTATTAAACTTTGCCTCTTTAATTGAATTAGAGCTCGACTTTGCAGAAGAAGATGTAGAATTTGCAGATCGTTCACAGTTTAAAGATCTTATAGACAGGATCACGTTTGTTCTAAAACGATTGATAGATTCCTTTGCGGTTGGCAATGTTATAAAAAACGGAATTCCCGTAGCCATCGTTGGTGAACCAAATGTTGGTAAATCCACATTGCTCAATGCCCTTTTAAATGAAGAGCGCGCTATAGTATCTGAAATTGCTGGAACTACAAGAGATACCATTGAAGATGAAATTTCTATTGGAGGTATTGGATTTAGGTTCATTGATACCGCAGGAATACGAGAAACCAAAGATATTGTAGAATCAATAGGTATTAAAAAAACCTTTGAAAAAATAGAACAAGCCCAAGTGGTAATCTACCTTTTTGATGCTACGCAGTTTGAAAGTCAAAGTTCTAGATTTAAGGTTGAGCTTGAAAAAATCAAGAATAAATATCCACAAAAACCTTTGATCGTACTGTCTAATAAAATAGACAAGGTTGATGATGTTCAAATTTCAGAAATGCAAAAAGAGATTTCAAATATTCAATTACTGTCGGCTAAAACAGGTTTTGGCGTTGAGCAACTAACCAATTCTTTATTAGAATTAATTAATACTGGTGCATTACGCAATAATGAAACAATCGTGACCAATTCGCGTCATTATGATGCTCTTTTAAAAGCTTTTGAGGAAGTTCAAAAAGTTAAAACTGGATTAGAAACAGGGTTATCTGGAGATTTATTGGCTATTGATATTCGCCAGGCATTATTCCATTTTGGAGAAATTACAGGAGAGATTACAAATGACGATCTGTTGGGTAATATTTTTGCTAATTTTTGTATCGGGAAGTAA